One stretch of Ailuropoda melanoleuca isolate Jingjing chromosome 20, ASM200744v2, whole genome shotgun sequence DNA includes these proteins:
- the ARF6 gene encoding ADP-ribosylation factor 6, which yields MGKVLSKIFGNKEMRILMLGLDAAGKTTILYKLKLGQSVTTIPTVGFNVETVTYKNVKFNVWDVGGQDKIRPLWRHYYTGTQGLIFVVDCADRDRIDEARQELHRIINDREMRDAIILIFANKQDLPDAMKPHEIQEKLGLTRIRDRNWYVQPSCATSGDGLYEGLTWLTSNYKS from the coding sequence ATGGGGAAGGTGCTGTCCAAGATCTTCGGGAACAAGGAAATGCGGATCCTCATGTTGGGCCTGGACGCGGCCGGCAAGACGACAATCCTGTACAAGCTGAAGCTGGGCCAGTCGGTGACCACCATTCCCACGGTGGGTTTCAACGTGGAGACGGTGACTTACAAAAACGTCAAGTTCAACGTGTGGGATGTGGGCGGCCAGGACAAGATCCGGCCGCTCTGGCGGCATTACTACACCGGGACCCAGGGTCTGATCTTCGTAGTGGACTGCGCCGACCGCGACCGCATCGACGAGGCCCGCCAGGAGCTGCACCGCATTATCAATGACCGGGAGATGAGGGACGCCATAATCCTCATCTTCGCCAACAAACAGGACCTGCCCGATGCCATGAAACCCCACGAGATCCAGGAGAAACTGGGCCTGACCCGGATTCGGGACAGGAACTGGTATGTGCAGCCCTCCTGTGCCACCTCAGGGGATGGACTCTATGAGGGGCTCACATGGTTAACCTCTAACTACAAATCTTAA